In Mixophyes fleayi isolate aMixFle1 chromosome 4, aMixFle1.hap1, whole genome shotgun sequence, the following proteins share a genomic window:
- the BEST2 gene encoding bestrophin-2a isoform X1, giving the protein MTVTYTARVANARFGGFYKLLLLWRGSIYKLLYKEFIVFCILFLALSITYRLLLTEDQRLCFEKVSLYCNNYANLIPVSFVLGFYVTLVVNRWWHQYLSMPLPDRVMCAISATVQGSDERGRMYRRTLMRYCSLSGLLILRSVSTAAFKRFPTIDHVVEAGFMTRHERKKFENLRSSYNKYWVPCVWFCSLAAQARKEGRVLDDHAYKMLIEELNAFRGNCGMLFHYDWISIPLVYTQVVTIAVYSYFLTCLIGRQFLDPSKGYKGHDLDLYIPIFTLLQFFFYAGWLKVAEQLINPFGEDDDDFETNFLIDRNFQVSMMAVDEMYGDVPLLVKDRYWNDSDPRPPYTAATIFQKHQPSFQGSTFDMALAKEDMQYQPLSDIEEMTEETITHPFPLLSRLLPGVGASPLSSSAALAPPFVAPGSCMTLLRRSTISASESSDSLYQEEPEDPTCTETLPHPETRLPDVPLQRLFLVETVCPLDTPNEPRSSVADYYPETQDGGSSAPCEAFENVILMNKEFT; this is encoded by the exons ATGACTGTCACATACACGGCTCGTGTGGCTAATGCCCGCTTTGGAGGCTTCTATAAGCTGTTGTTACTATGGAGAGGGAGCATCTACAAGCTGCTGTACAAGGAGTTCATAGTATTTTGTATCCTGTTCCTGGCCCTCAGTATTACATACAG GTTGCTTCTCACGGAGGATCAGAGGCTCTGCTTTGAGAAAGTGTCTCTGTACTGCAACAACTACGCTAATCTCATCCCTGTGTCCTTCGTGCTAG GTTTCTACGTCACGCTGGTGGTGAACCGGTGGTGGCACCAGTACCTCTCCATGCCGCTGCCAGACAGGGTCATGTGCGCCATCTCTGCCACGGTGCAAGGATCGGATGAGCGGGGGAGGATGTACCGGCGGACACTGATGCGTTACTGCAGCCTCTCCGGGCTGCTCATCCTCCGCTCTGTCAGCACTGCAGCCTTCAAGAGGTTTCCGACCATAGACCACGTGGTGGAGGCTG GGTTCATGACTCGCCATGAGAGGAAGAAGTTTGAGAATCTCCGCTCCTCCTATAACAAGTACTGGGTTCCGTGTGTGTGGTTCTGTAGTCTGGCGGCTCAGGCCCGGAAGGAGGGCAGAGTTCTTGATGACCACGCATATAAAATGCTCATAGAG GAACTAAATGCTTTCCGTGGGAACTGTGGCATGCTCTTTCACTATGATTGGATCAGTATCCCACTGGTCTACACTCAG GTGGTGACCATCGCCGTGTACAGCTACTTTTTGACTTGTCTAATTGGACGACAGTTTCTAGACCCTTCCAAGGGCTACAAGGGCCATGACCTGGACCTCTACATCCCCATCTTCACCCTGCTTCAGTTCTTCTTCTACGCCGGCTGGCTTAAG GTGGCGGAGCAGCTGATTAACCCCTTTGGTGAGGATGACGATGACTTTGAAACCAATTTCTTGATCGACAGGAATTTCCAG GTGTCCATGATGGCGGTGGATGAGATGTACGGGGATGTTCCTCTCTTGGTGAAGGACCGATACTGGAATGACTCAGACCCTCGTCCGCCATACACCGCCGCCACTATATTCCAGAAACATCAACCGTCCTTCCAGGGATCGACGTTTGATATGGC GCTGGCTAAGGAAGACATGCAGTACCAACCTCTTTCTGACATTGAGGAGATGACTGAAGAAACAATCACCCATCCATTCCCTCTCCTGAGCCGCCTGCTCCCTGGCGTGGGGGCCTCTCCGCTGTCTTCCTCTGCCGCTCTCGCCCCGCCGTTTGTTGCACCAGGAAGCTGTATGACGCTGCTCAGGCGATCTACCATCTCTGCCTCTGAGTCTTCTGACAGCCTCTACCAGGAGGAACCTGAAGACCCAACGTGCACAGAGACTCTACCGCATCCCGAGACCAGATTACCCGATGTCCCGCTTCAGAGACTGTTCCTTGTAGAGACAGTCTGTCCATTGGACACCCCAAATGAGCCCAGATCTTCCGTTGCGGATTATTATCCGGAAACTCAAGATGGGGGATCCAGTGCTCCGTGCGAGGCCTTTGAAAATGTAATCTTAATGAACAAAGAGTTCACCTAG
- the BEST2 gene encoding bestrophin-2a isoform X2: MPLPDRVMCAISATVQGSDERGRMYRRTLMRYCSLSGLLILRSVSTAAFKRFPTIDHVVEAGFMTRHERKKFENLRSSYNKYWVPCVWFCSLAAQARKEGRVLDDHAYKMLIEELNAFRGNCGMLFHYDWISIPLVYTQVVTIAVYSYFLTCLIGRQFLDPSKGYKGHDLDLYIPIFTLLQFFFYAGWLKVAEQLINPFGEDDDDFETNFLIDRNFQVSMMAVDEMYGDVPLLVKDRYWNDSDPRPPYTAATIFQKHQPSFQGSTFDMALAKEDMQYQPLSDIEEMTEETITHPFPLLSRLLPGVGASPLSSSAALAPPFVAPGSCMTLLRRSTISASESSDSLYQEEPEDPTCTETLPHPETRLPDVPLQRLFLVETVCPLDTPNEPRSSVADYYPETQDGGSSAPCEAFENVILMNKEFT; encoded by the exons ATGCCGCTGCCAGACAGGGTCATGTGCGCCATCTCTGCCACGGTGCAAGGATCGGATGAGCGGGGGAGGATGTACCGGCGGACACTGATGCGTTACTGCAGCCTCTCCGGGCTGCTCATCCTCCGCTCTGTCAGCACTGCAGCCTTCAAGAGGTTTCCGACCATAGACCACGTGGTGGAGGCTG GGTTCATGACTCGCCATGAGAGGAAGAAGTTTGAGAATCTCCGCTCCTCCTATAACAAGTACTGGGTTCCGTGTGTGTGGTTCTGTAGTCTGGCGGCTCAGGCCCGGAAGGAGGGCAGAGTTCTTGATGACCACGCATATAAAATGCTCATAGAG GAACTAAATGCTTTCCGTGGGAACTGTGGCATGCTCTTTCACTATGATTGGATCAGTATCCCACTGGTCTACACTCAG GTGGTGACCATCGCCGTGTACAGCTACTTTTTGACTTGTCTAATTGGACGACAGTTTCTAGACCCTTCCAAGGGCTACAAGGGCCATGACCTGGACCTCTACATCCCCATCTTCACCCTGCTTCAGTTCTTCTTCTACGCCGGCTGGCTTAAG GTGGCGGAGCAGCTGATTAACCCCTTTGGTGAGGATGACGATGACTTTGAAACCAATTTCTTGATCGACAGGAATTTCCAG GTGTCCATGATGGCGGTGGATGAGATGTACGGGGATGTTCCTCTCTTGGTGAAGGACCGATACTGGAATGACTCAGACCCTCGTCCGCCATACACCGCCGCCACTATATTCCAGAAACATCAACCGTCCTTCCAGGGATCGACGTTTGATATGGC GCTGGCTAAGGAAGACATGCAGTACCAACCTCTTTCTGACATTGAGGAGATGACTGAAGAAACAATCACCCATCCATTCCCTCTCCTGAGCCGCCTGCTCCCTGGCGTGGGGGCCTCTCCGCTGTCTTCCTCTGCCGCTCTCGCCCCGCCGTTTGTTGCACCAGGAAGCTGTATGACGCTGCTCAGGCGATCTACCATCTCTGCCTCTGAGTCTTCTGACAGCCTCTACCAGGAGGAACCTGAAGACCCAACGTGCACAGAGACTCTACCGCATCCCGAGACCAGATTACCCGATGTCCCGCTTCAGAGACTGTTCCTTGTAGAGACAGTCTGTCCATTGGACACCCCAAATGAGCCCAGATCTTCCGTTGCGGATTATTATCCGGAAACTCAAGATGGGGGATCCAGTGCTCCGTGCGAGGCCTTTGAAAATGTAATCTTAATGAACAAAGAGTTCACCTAG